The Populus alba chromosome 4, ASM523922v2, whole genome shotgun sequence genome contains a region encoding:
- the LOC140955501 gene encoding uncharacterized protein, with protein MSSEGHFVQPAIPRFDGHYDHWSMLMENFLRSKEYWCLIETGFEEPALGEQPLSILETILEKDTSKKIWESMKTKYEGNARVKRSTLQALRRDFEILEMKTGETITAYFARVMTVANKMRVYGEAMTDVTICEKILRSLTDKFNYIVCSIEESRNLDTITIDELQSSLTIHEQKIHKSSGLEQALKVTADNTWSSSGRGRGHYRGRGRGRGGSAFNRATVECYKCHNLGHFQYECPRWNKEANYVEASAETDMLLMAYTETHEADQVEDMLLITYTELSEAEQVQVDDMLLMAYTVRPPIAPAAHHLLPLSLAGQPSTAAPNLLSTATDLPTTEEPSDEKQLHRTGDPPPAWGTPSDLPSRNPLHRLLSSKNPARPDRIGASSSSSLDTRRPSEAEEKPTPIAPAAHHLLPLSLAGQPSTAAPNLLSTATDLPTTEETQRREAAPPNRRSATSLGTPSDLPSRNPLHRLLSSKNPARPDRIGASSSSSLDTRRPSKAEEKLKLNKLKRGFLTPGVQITCVAAEVYYVPELKNNLLSIGQLQEKGLAILIQHGFCKLYHPLKGLIIQTKMSINRMFILLSHTPAAAKVSSEMGMVRGLPRLQESHTVCINCINGKQQSGDMQTRTTWRASQPLELIHADICGPISPTSNGGKRYTLCFIDDFSRKSWLPKTFWPEAVKWTFYVLNRCPTLAVKNITPQEAWSGVKPSVEHFRVFGCLAHVHVPAAKREPNLVRFRLGENNSDEVERVSADTEIHGESNIKVSDAREIDTRVNELQGRARVSEFEGEEGESSNMFNDDTERLRNQRTRRPPSYLHDYVLLADEKIEDEAHIVQNMSTGDPLYFEDSVTDAKWRQAMDIEISSIKKNNTWSLRELPTGAKKIGVKWVYKTKYNEHGEIDKHKARLVAKGYSQKHGIDYTEVFAPVARMDTVRMIIALAAQKG; from the exons ATGTCTTCTGAAGGGCATTTTGTGCAACCAGCTATTCCACGCTTTGATGGTCACTATGACCATTGGAGCATGCTCATGGAAAATTTTCTTCGCAGCAAGGAATATTGGTGCTTAATTGAAACTGGTTTTGAAGAACCAGCACTTGGGGAACAACCACT AAGTATTCTGGAGACAATCTTGGAAAAGGATACGTCTAAGAAGATCTGGGAGTCAATGAAGACCAAATATGAGGGAAATGCTCGAGTCAAACGATCAACACTTCAAGCCCTGCGAAGGGATTTTGAAATACTGGAGATGAAGACTGGTGAAACAATTACTGCTTATTTTGCTAGAGTAATGACGGTAGCAAATAAGATGAGGGTGTATGGAGAAGCCATGACTGATGTCACAATCTGTGAAAAAATTCTTCGATCTCTCACGGACAAATTTAATTACATAGTTTGTTCGATTGAGGAATCCAGGAATTTGGATACAATTACTATTGATGAGTTGCAGAGTTCTCTTACTATACACGAGCAAAAAATCCACAAAAGCAGTGGTTTGGAGCAGGCTTTGAAGGTGACAGCAGACAATACCTGGAGCAGCAGTGGACGTGGAAGGGGACATTACAGAGGACGAGGGCGTGGAAGAGGAGGTTCAGCCTTCAATAGAGCTACTGTGGAATGTTACAAGTGTCATAatcttggacattttcaataTGAATGTCCAAGATGGAATAAAGAAGCAAATTATGTGGAAGCAAGTGCAGAAACCGATATGCTTTTGATGGCATACACAGAGACGCATGAAGCCGATCAGGTTGAGGACATGTTATTGATAACTTACACTGAGTTATCCGAAGCAGAACAGGTTCAAGTTGATGATATGCTATTGATGGCATACActgt CCGACCCCCAATAGCCCCCGCTGCtcaccatcttcttcctctctctctcgccGGCCAGCCTTCCACAGCAGCACCCAATCTCCTCAGCACCGCCACCGATCTCCCCACAACTGAAGAACCCAGCGACGAGAAGCAGCTCCACCGAACCGGAGATCCGCCACCAGCTTGGGGGACGCCGTCTGACCTTCCCAGCAGGAATCCCCTTCACCGGCTTCTTTCATCGAAGAACCCAGCTCGCCCGGACCGCATCGGAGCCTCCAGCAGCAGCTCTTTGGACACACGCCGGCCAtccgaagcagaggagaag CCGACCCCAATAGCCCCCGCTGCtcaccatcttcttcctctctctctcgccGGCCAGCCTTCCACAGCAGCACCCAATCTCCTCAGCACCGCCACCGATCTCCCCACAACTGAAGAAACCCAGCGACGAGAAGCAGCTCCACCGAACCGGAGATCCGCCACCAGCTTGGGGACGCCGTCTGACCTTCCCAGCAGGAATCCCCTTCACCGGCTTCTTTCATCGAAGAACCCAGCTCGCCCGGACCGCATCGGAGCCTCCAGCAGCAGCTCTTTGGACACACGCCGGCCATCCAAAGCAGAGGAGAAG CTGAAACTGAACAAATTGAAGCGTGGTTTCTTGACTCCGGGTGTTCAAATCACATGTGTGGCAGCAGAG GTATATTATGTCCCAGAACTCAAAAACAATCTTTTGAGCATTGGCCAATTACAAGAGAAGGGTTTGGCTATTTTAATTCAACATggtttttgcaaattatatcaCCCTCTAAAGGGTCTGATTATTCAGACCAAAATGAGTATAAACCGAATGTTTATACTGCTGTCTCATACACCAGCTGCTGCTAAAGTGTCATCAGAAATG GGGATGGTTCGTGGTCTTCCTAGGCTTCAAGAATCACATACTGTCTGTATAAATTGTATCAATGGGAAGCAACAGAGTGGTGATATGCAGACAAGGACAACGTGGAGAGCAAGTCAGCCTTTGGAGCTCATTCATGCAGATATATGTGGCCCAATATCTCCTACTTCAAATGGTGGAAAAAGGTATACCTTgtgttttattgatgattttagccgTAAATCATGG CTTCCAAAAACATTCTGGCCTGAAGCTGTGAAATGGACTTTTTATGTCTTGAATCGTTGTCCTACTTTGGCAGTGAAGAATATCACACCACAAGAGGCGTGGAGTGGTGTGAAGCCTTCTGTTGAGCATTTCAGGGTATTCGGCTGCCTAGCTCATGTGCATGTCCCTGCTGCTAAAAGAG AGCCAAATCTTGTTAGATTTAGATTGGGAGAAAATAACAGTGATGAAGTAGAGAGGGTGAGTGCAGACACTGAAATTCATGGGGAAAGCAACATAAAG GTGAGTGATGCAAGGGAAATTGATACACGGGTGAATGAACTTCAGGGAAGGGCACGGGTGAGTGAATTTGAGGGAGAAGAGGGTGAAAGCAGTAACATGTTTAATGATGATACAGAGAGATTACGTAATCAAAGAACACGACGTCCTCCCTCTTACCTGCATGATTATGTCCTCTTGGCCGATGAGAAAATAGAAGACGAAGCACATATTGTTCAGAATATGTCAACAGGGGATCCTCTTTATTTTGAAGATTCAGTAACGGATGCAAAGTGGAGACAAGCTATGGACATTGAGATcagctcaattaaaaaaaataacacatggtcCTTGCGTGAATTGCCCACCGGAGCAAAGAAAATTGGTGTCAAATGGGTATACAAGACCAAATACAATGAACATGGCGAAATCGACAAGCACAAAGCACGGCTTGTAGCTAAAGGCTATTCGCAAAAACATGGAATAGACTACACGGAGGTTTTTGCACCAGTAGCAAGAATGGACACTGTGAGAATGATCATTGCCCTGGCAGCACAAAAGGGATGA